In one window of Nerophis ophidion isolate RoL-2023_Sa linkage group LG05, RoL_Noph_v1.0, whole genome shotgun sequence DNA:
- the LOC133553459 gene encoding uncharacterized protein LOC133553459, producing MELSSAIRTGQKGPLRDSIHEFLCEQSILPSGKGGDAHVKGMSEPMQSERVGILTFEQQREMKALEFEWAQQAKEKERLFELEKIKLERELQQKADMERLKFEKEMDLKKGEMDLTVQLEKIKIEQDRLKLMSEGKISGNLSGSSMDSMVKYVPKFDERDPDVFFSLFEQMASDKKWSEEDRTVLLQTVLVGRAREAYLALTPVDRHKYAEVKKAVLKCYELNPEAYRQRFRNWRKRANQTHAEVARELSTYFNRWLTSESVSTYENLRDLLILEQFKNIVPDRIATYINEQKAKSVEEAASLADTFVLTHKRKPYSSPPRYNSHQRYDPARSPPQRSPPRYGRSSNRSNYGNSSNVPKFDNGSSKSRPSPTNKCHYCLQEGHWKKDCPLLKGRKSNAKVAGCVSVVHPVDFGVSDLTPLPRLEVHCEQVIEDGASVSDEQTKSVESAASDFAPFISDGWVSLVGETQKVPVKILRDTGASESFISGAVLPFSSASDTEKCILIRGIGMQSFSVPLHKIHLCSGFVNGEVTIAVRPSLPMQDIHVILGNNLGGCLVSPPPVVTPVPLSVEEPDACCQEFPEVFTACAVTRAMSRTQAQSSDVSKSVPIFVPELPEPLSCQDLIEAQKNDQSFEKYFALASTNPTMGYFIQNGVLLHTWLPGVDPEVAGQVIQVMVPDKYRDLILRTAHGAESGHFGVKKTYRRLLEHFYWPRMKRHVSRFVKACHVCQVAKQSTPIKPAPLQPIPSVGTPFEHLIIDCVGPLPPSKSGCVYLFTIMCQATRYPAAYALRTITTRSILKCLSKFISVFGIPKVIQSDRGSNFTSRTFAAALKSMQVKHNLSSAYHAQSQGALERWHATLKSLLRAYCVEMRRDWEEALPWLLLSARGVVQESTGFSPNDLVFGHKVRTSLSVLNANLDLQNTPVSFTEYVDGFRRRLLLAWKEATEHLTKAQVKMKLRYDRKAKIRVFNPGDQVLALLPIPGSPFTAKYSGPFTVMSQVSDLNYLLSTPDRKRSQQLCHVNLLKPYHSAGSDKAGGIAASPVGLAVGVGEPLNWPEVAAWDDVRAPDDSVLHGRLDNTQQLKELDSLLGHLSEVQRKQLSDLIFEFLPLFSDTPTCTTLIEHDIDTQGARPIRQRFYRVAPDKQKSMEDSVQYLLDHGLAKPSYSSWASPCLLVKKSDNTYRFCTDYRKVNAVTRPDSFPLPRIEDCVDQVGSARYVSKFDLLKGYYQVPLTQRAQEISAFITSSGLYSYTRMSFGLRNAPATFQRLMNRVVGGLQGCAVYLDDAVCHSDSWDEHLARIRALFQRLVAANLTVNLAKCEFARATVVYLGKVVGQGMVRPVNAKVAAIDNFPVPATKKELMRFLGMIGYYRNFCCNFSTVVSPLTNLLKGGAKFIWSEECQQAFQNAKLLLTSAPVLAAPKLDLPFQLQVDASQVGAGAVLLQADDDGVARPVCYFSKKFNKYQFNYSVIEKEALALIWALQHFEVYVGGGLHPIVVYSDHNPLTFLQSFKGSTNQRLLRWALFLQPFHLLIRHIRGVENVMADALSRALDQEV from the coding sequence atggaattgtcatcagccattagaactggtcagaagggacccttgcgtgactccattcacgagtttttgtgtgagcagagcattttgccttcaggaaaaggtggtgacgctcatgtgaagggtatgtcagagcctatgcagtcagagagggtaggcatactgacttttgagcaacaaagagagatgaaggcacttgaatttgagtgggcgcaacaggctaaggagaaagaacgtctttttgaactggaaaaaatcaaattagaacgagaattgcaacagaaagcagatatggagagactcaaatttgaaaaagaaatggatttgaaaaaaggtgaaatggaccttacagtacagcttgagaaaattaaaattgaacaggatcgtttgaaactaatgtcagaaggtaagattagtggaaatctgtccgggtcaagtatggatagcatggtaaagtatgttccaaagtttgacgaacgtgacccagacgtgtttttctcactgtttgaacagatggcctctgacaaaaagtggagtgaagaggatagaacggtgcttttgcaaactgtactagtaggacgcgcacgggaggcatacttggcattaacacctgttgataggcacaagtatgctgaggtgaaaaaagcggttttgaaatgttatgaactgaatccagaagcttacagacaacgtttcagaaactggcgtaaacgtgctaatcagacccatgctgaagtggcaagagagttgagtacttattttaaccggtggctcacttcagagtctgtctcaacttacgaaaatttgcgtgatttgttgattttggagcagtttaagaacattgtaccagatcgaattgcaacctacattaatgagcaaaaggcaaagtcagtggaggaggcagcctcgcttgctgatacctttgtgttgactcataaacgtaagccttacagcagtcctccacggtataatagccaccaacgttatgatcctgctcgttctcctccacaacgttctcctcctcgttatggtcgtagttcaaatcgatccaattatggcaattccagtaatgttcctaaatttgataatggaagtagcaaatctcgcccaagcccgacgaataaatgtcattactgtttgcaggagggacattggaaaaaggactgcccgctgttgaaaggccgtaaatctaatgccaaggtagctgggtgtgtttctgttgtgcatccagttgattttggcgtctctgatctaacaccgttacctcgtttggaagttcattgtgagcaagtgattgaagatggtgcatctgtgtcagacgagcagacgaaatcagtagagtcagctgcgtctgatttcgctccattcattagtgatggctgggtgtcattggttggagagacacaaaaagttccagttaaaatcttaagagacactggggcatctgagagtttcatttctggagcagttttgccattttcctCAGCATCTGACACTGAGAAATGTattttgattagaggaataggcatgcagtcattttctgtaccgttgcacaaaattcacttgtgttcaggatttgtgaatggggaggtgactattgctgtgagaccgtctctgcctatgcaggatatccatgtaattctggggaacaatttgggtgggtgtttagtttctccacctccagttgttacacctgtaccgctatctgtagaggagccagacgcgtgttgtcaagaattcccagaagtgtttactgcttgtgctgtgactagggcaatgtctcgcacgcaggcgcaatcgtcggatgtgtccaaatctgtgcctatttttgttcctgagctgcccgaacctctgtcatgtcaagatttaattgaggcacaaaagaatgatcagagctttgagaaatattttgccttagcttctactaatccaacgatgggttacttcattcagaatggcgttttgctgcatacgtggttgccaggtgttgatcctgaagtggcaggtcaggtgattcaagtgatggtacctgacaaataccgtgatttgattttgagaacagcccatggagcagagtctgggcattttggagttaagaaaacctaccgacgtcttttggaacatttttactggccacggatgaaacgccatgtatctagatttgtcaaagcatgtcatgtttgccaggttgcgaaacagagtactcccattaaacctgcaccacttcaacctattccgtctgttggcacaccatttgagcatctcattattgattgtgtaggtccactacccccttcgaaatctggttgtgtgtacctctttaccatcatgtgccaggccactcggtatccagcagcgtatgccttgagaacaattaccacaaggtcaatattgaaatgtttgtctaaattcatttctgtctttggcattccaaaggtaattcagagcgacagagggtctaactttacctccagaacatttgctgcagcgttgaagtcgatgcaggtgaagcacaatttgagcagcgcgtatcacgcacagagtcagggggcattggagcgctggcatgccacgttgaagtctctcttgcgcgcttactgtgttgagatgcggagagattgggaggaggcgttgccatggctcttgttgtctgcgcgtggtgtagttcaagaaagcactggttttagtccaaatgacctagtctttggccacaaagtccggacctcactgtctgttttaaatgccaatctggatctgcagaacactcccgtcagtttcactgagtatgtagatggttttcgtcggaggctgttgcttgcatggaaagaagcaaccgagcatttgactaaagctcaggtgaaaatgaagctgcgttatgaccgtaaagcgaagatcagagttttcaatccaggtgatcaagttttagctttgctgcccattccggggtcaccatttacagcaaaatactctggtccatttacggttatgagccaagtgtcagatctcaattatttactgtcaactcctgatcgtaaacgatcacagcaactgtgtcatgtgaatttactcaagccttaccactctgcaggttccgacaaggcgggtgggattgctgcgagtccagtgggtctagccgttggggttggggaaccgctcaactggccggaggtggcagcttgggatgacgtgcgcgcacctgatgattcagtgttacacgggcgcttagataatactcagcagttaaaggagctagatagtctcctcggtcatttaagtgaggtacagcgtaaacagttgtcggatttgatttttgagtttttgcctttgttttccgacactccaacctgtaccacactaattgaacatgacattgacacacagggggcccgcccaatacgacaaagattttatcgagtggctcccgataaacagaagagtatggaggacagtgtgcagtatctgcttgatcatggtctcgccaagccatcttactccagttgggcatcgccatgtctactggtgaaaaagtcagataacacctatagattctgtacggattataggaaagtaaatgctgtgactagaccagattcttttccattgccacgtatcgaggactgtgtggatcaggttgggagtgctcgttatgtcagcaaatttgatttattgaaaggttactatcaagtgcctttgacgcagagagcgcaggagatatctgcattcattacctcttccggtttgtactcgtatactcgaatgagcttcggtttgcggaatgctcctgcaaccttccaacggctcatgaatagggtcgttggggggctgcaggggtgcgcggtttatttggacgacgccgtttgtcattcagacagttgggacgaacatttggctcgcattcgagcgcttttccagaggttggtggcagcaaacctcacagtaaatttagcgaaatgcgagtttgcgcgtgccacagtcgtctatttgggtaaagtagtcggccaggggatggtgcggcccgttaacgcaaaggtggcagctattgataatttccctgtgccggcgacgaagaaagaacttatgcgctttttgggtatgatcgggtactaccgcaatttttgctgcaatttttcaactgttgtatctcctctgaccaatttgttgaagggtggcgccaaattcatttggtcggaggagtgtcagcaggctttccagaatgcaaagcttttgttaacatcagctccggtcctggctgcacccaaactggatctgccattccagctgcaggtggatgcaagccaggtgggagcaggtgcggtcctcctgcaggctgatgatgatggagtagccagaccggtttgctatttttcaaaaaaattcaacaaataccaatttaattattcagtgattgaaaaggaagcattagcattgatttgggcattgcaacactttgaagtctatgtgggagggggtctccatccaattgtggtctactcagatcacaaccctctcacttttctacagtctttcaaagggtccaccaaccagcgcctgttgcgctgggcactgtttctgcagccattccacctgttgatccgccatattcgcggggtggaaaatgtaatggctgatgcgctctctcgggctctggaccaggaggtctaa